In Humulus lupulus chromosome 7, drHumLupu1.1, whole genome shotgun sequence, the following are encoded in one genomic region:
- the LOC133789165 gene encoding tRNA dimethylallyltransferase 2, whose translation MIMVDEEKREMRSHSTTESKVTRNPTIHGEPSKAAGKEKPKVVVIMGPTGSGKSRLAIDLGSHFPVEVINADSMQVYKGLDVLTNKVPLHEQKGVPHHLLGTVNPNVEFTAKEFRDCAVPLIDDILSRNCLPVIVGGTHYYIQALISPFLLDDTTEDMDDNCLNTSLGDTQSLSKLDCEGITDSYDHLKSIDPVAANRIHPNNHRKISQYLSLHARFGILPSELLQGKAAENWGRVDYFRYDCCFICMDASLPVLDQYVDQRVDCMVDTGLLDEVFDIFNLNADYTRGLLQAIGVREFETFLRENVVEARFNNESYSTDVSVSLKPVDMADKILKENMRAILNSSDNRKPRILLREAIDKVKLNTRRLVRRQRRMIVRLQKLFGWDMRVLDATESILSKSDDIWAEQVVEPAMKMVRSFLSQEAASSVVPDEAAPNSAGTRILGRELWTQYVCKACGDKVLRGAHEWEQHIQGRSHRKRMSKLRKSQGRFVAEQQQQQHRARQIGDELSVSDYLSCPHEGGN comes from the exons ATGATTATGGTGGACGAGGAGAAGAGAGAGATGCGTAGTCACAGTACCACAGAATCAAAGGTCACCAGAAACCCTACCATTCATGGAGAACCCAGCAAAGCAGCAGGGAAAGAGAAGCCCAAGGTGGTGGTAATAATGGGTCCTACTGGTTCAGGAAAGTCACGGTTGGCCATTGATTTGGGCTCCCACTTTCCCGTTGAGGTCATCAATGCCGATTCCATGCAGGTCTACAAAGGCTTGGACGTTCTCACTAACAAGGTCCCACTTCACGAACAAAAGG GGGTGCCTCATCATCTTCTTGGGACAGTGAATCCAAACGTTGAATTCACAGCTAAAGAGTTTCGGGATTGTGCTGTTCCT CTTATTGATGATATCTTGTCTCGTAACTGCTTGCCAGTCATAGTTGGGGGTACACATTACTACATACAG GCTCTTATAAGCCCATTCCTTCTAGATGACACAACAGAAGATATGGATGATAATTGCTTAAATACTTCTCTAG GAGATACACAATCATTGTCTAAGTTGGACTGTGAAGGAATAACAGATAGCTATGACCATCTCAAAAGCATTGATCCAGTAGCAGCAAACAGAATCCATCCAAACAATCATAGAAAA ATTAGTCAGTACCTTAGCTTACATGCTCGTTTCGGCATTCTCCCTAGTGAACTTCTTCAGGGGAAGGCTGCAGag AACTGGGGTCGAGTTGATTATTTCAGATACGATTGTTGTTTCATATGTATGGATGCATCTCTTCCTGTGCTGGATCAATATGTGGATCAAAGAGTAGACTGCATGGTAGATACTGGATTGCTTGATGAAGTCTTTGACATTTTCAATCTGAATGCGGATTATACTCGAGGCTTGCTGCAGGCTATTGGTGTTCGGGAATTTGAGACTTTCTTAAGAGAGAATGTTGTCGAAGCCAGATTCAATAATGAAAGTTATTCAACTGACGTCTCTGTCTCATTGAAGCCAGTGGACATGGCTGATAAAATCTTGAAAGAGAATATGAGGGCAATACTGAACTCCTCTGATAATAGAAAGCCCAGGATTCTATTAAGAGAAGCCATTGACAAAGTAAAACTTAACACTCGAAGACTTGTTCGTCGTCAG agacGAATGATTGTTCGGCTGCAGAAATTGTTTGGATGGGACATGCGTGTCCTTGATGCAACAGAGTCCATATTAA GTAAATCAGATGATATATGGGCAGAACAGGTAGTTGAACCAGCCATGAAAATGGTTAGATCTTTCCTTAGTCAGGAGGCTGCTAGTTCGGTGGTGCCCGATGAGGCAGCTCCAAACAGCGCTGGAACAAGAATACTTGGAAGGGAACTGTGGACTCAGTATGTATGCAAG GCTTGTGGAGATAAAGTCCTTAGAGGAGCACATGAGTGGGAACAACACATACAGGGCCGTAGTCATCGAAAACGAATGTCAAAACTGCGAAAATCGCAAGGCCGTTTTGTAGCcgaacagcagcagcagcaacatcGAGCGCGCCAGATTGGAGATGAACTTTCAGTGTCTGATTATCTTAGTTGTCCCCATGAAGGTGGGAACTAG